The Eublepharis macularius isolate TG4126 chromosome 15, MPM_Emac_v1.0, whole genome shotgun sequence genomic interval ATCTTAGACAAAACTGAGCTAAAACttggtttttctttattttttttccccatCAGATACACTCATCCCTTCAAGCAGACTCACCGatacctttatttttaaaagtaccaCACCATGATGCAGGTTTATTGCACCACTATTTTTGATTGCATAATTAACacagccacaaaaaagaaaaatcacagaACACAAACCGTTTTCTCCTTTCCGTTGAATATCGATTTGAACCCACCGGGTTGCCAAGCATTTGGCTTCGGCCCTTTTGAGATCTCCTGCTCACAATAGGTTGATGTATATGACAGCCCTTTCTGATCTTGAGGCGAAGCAACGTTTTTGCAAAAACGTCACCGGAGAGAGAGCTATGAATCATCAGCTTTGTCTATCTGTTGCAAAAGTAAAGCAGGCAAAGCAACTGCTCCTAAGATAAGGCTGTTGTTTTCTAACTGAACgggtttttttctcttgcctCCTCTTCCCCCCGATAGCTAGAACTGAATTAAGGTGACGCTTATGGATTTGCAGCCTGGCCTTTAGGGAGGACATGTTCTTAAACTAGATGCTTGGCTCAATATATACTGGTTTCTGTGATGACTAGAAAATTTTTGACAACTAGACTAGCCCCCCTTTTTCATAAACCCAGACATGTGGTCACTGGCCGTATTCTCGTCTCCAGCAGGACTGCTATAACTGTATGCAAACATTTACATGCTACACTCATACAGGCTTATAAATTATTTCTGCCAAGAAGAATCTCCTCTGGGACAGCAGGGaaagaagcattaaaaaaaccctttttctaAACCATATATTCTTTACATATCATTATGTAATACACAATACATATTTGTTAAGGGCAGAAGGTGTAGTGAAAATGTATGGGTGAGCAACTTTTTGCATTTGCAAGGCTGTACCAAGTCTGCTTTGTAGGTGATTACAACCTGGATTGCCTGGATTGCTTGATGTGGCTTTTAGCAGAGTGCTGATGAAGTTGGACAGATTAATTGGTTAAACCTCTACAAAGGTGCACTTTTGAAGATCTTGTGTGGGGGCGGGGTCATTGAGCTTGAGTGGGAAACAACTTAAAATGGGTTGATTTAAATCAGCTGTTTACATCACCCAAGGGAGAAAGAGCCAATTTAAACAGCTAATTTAATCGATCAGATGTTTCCTGATGCTGATTTTTTTGCAGTAATCATAATATATTGATTTGAAACTGAATAGAGTATTTATACAGCCTCAGAGGGGTACACTATAAGTCTCTTAAATATATTATCTTCACGTTATTACTATTTAAGAAAACACTATACAATATGTACtcttatttttaaatgatttcatGACGGCCCCGCATAACAATTCTTTTTTACAATCTGCAGCTATTGCAGGTTTTTGTAGAACTGCTGGCTCCAAACAGTAGAAGGTGCATCTTCTTCTCAGGTTCCCTTCCTGCTTTACTGTGCCCCTTTTCCTTTGTCCTGTAACTACCCTTGTTCACCGCACCCCTAAAAAGTAAATAATCGCCACAAGAAGTGTGGGCTGGTTGTAGCTACTGGGTAGACCAGAAGTAAAAAAAATCACCCAGGTGGATCAGGGACCACCAGCTGTGATGACCTGAAAGTCCCTGGCACTAAACTGCTATGCTATATGATTACTGAGATGGGTATTTTCTGAGTTTGTTACAAAGAAAAGCAGTTTAGCATAAGGCTCAAGATTCCATTTtgaaccagttttttaaaaagaaacttttaagaagttgaaaaaaaatacaatgttaaattttttaaaagctttcagtgttcttgatttttttttaatcttttaaaatttttatctgTCGTGATGTAAAGAGAAAGCTACCGTTCATCGTTAGAAAAAAAACCGCTTTACCGCTTTCTTTTCCATTACATTTGAGAACATGGATTGCAGGTCATCTTGTATTATGGCAACAACTTCAAAAAGTCTTGTCACCCTAATTATTTGTAGTGGTTCTGATCCAAAGGAGAAGTAACAAATGAGAATCACTGAGAACATGTTTCTTTTTAGAGAAGCTGTTTGGTGTTTGGCCTGGCATATCATGTATGAATCAGCTATGTAGTGGAGACGAGAAATAAGGCTTTCCTGAAAGTGTTTGCAACAGATACGTAAAGCGTTTCCTGGTACAATCCGAAGCAGACTCACACCTTTTCTAAGCTTGTTGGCTTCAATGGACGTAAAAGCATATAACTGCTTAGGCTTCCTCTGTTGGAATACAGGTGcatggctgggggtgggtggcttATATTTTCAACCTTGTCCAGCTCAGCTACTTGAGCGTTACTGATTGATACCTTTCCCCTGAAGTTGTCCTGTTGATGACAGCAGACTCAGGACTTCTCCAGAGCAGCTCATTTTGATGAAGTACTACCTTTGAcaaaattcgggtccagtagccccgtaaagcccaacagaattttgtagggtgtaagctttcatgagGCAAAGCTCACTTTGCCAGATATAAATGAGACTGACAGGCACGCATGTATCTTGCATGCTTTTTGCTACAGCCTGTTCTCTAGATGTTCTCATTGCCAAGGGGATCAGTGGTGCGTCGTACCTATCACCGGCCAAACTGGCTGGCCTAGTGCTTTGCCTCCTCAAATGCCTTGAGCTACGGTGCTTATTTATGTCATATCTAGAGTTCAGCAGCACACTTCCCATCCCACCACACTTTCTGGTTCTGTCTTCATTGCAGCCACGCTTTTGATGTGTTATGAGTCCTAGCTAGGAACTGATGTTTCCCCCCATaaactggtggggagggggggcttactTGGCAAAGGCAAAATCTTTCAAGCAAGCGCATTAACTGCTTATTTCCCATCTCCCATATGTTAATTGCATACAAGCGGAAGAGGGGGGATTCAGATTTCCTGCCCAATGTTACTTATCTGTTCTGTAGTTGAACCCAGTGGcatcctagagaccaacaagatttttatggtacaagctttcaagagtcaaagctaccCTACTATCCCTGAAGAagaaagctttgattcttgaaagttataccctgaaaatcctgttggtctctaaggtgccactggaatcagatcctactgttctactgcaaaccaacacagctacctgtgTCCATTCTGATCTCTTCCCTCATTGCTGAAGGATATGCGAAAACAGGTTTGTGGACTGAAATGTTTGGATTCTTAGTGCAACTGCTCTGCAACAACAAATGCCTTCAGTTACCTACAGCAGGGTCAGTGCACTACAAGGGAGCTCAACAACAGGCCTGAATTTATCTCTGCATTGGTCTTTGTTTTGTTATGAAGGGGTGTGACAGTGAATTGCTTTAAAAACATCTCCCCTCCAAACCtcccacttcctccccctccagcAATCCCAATTCAGATGCCATTTCCAAAAGCTTTGATTGGCAAAATAAAGGTACTTAACATTGTGCAGACACCACAAGATTATGTTTTCATCCACAGAGTCTTGAAGTGACAAGCTACTGAAGGTGCTTGTCTATGCTATGTAATACGCCCGACCACTTCAGGGCTGGACTGATTCATAACAATACCCTGCGCCTGTGAAAACATGGACCGTGCTTTGCCTGTTTTGAAATCCCACGGATTGGCCATGGAGCAGACTCCCTTCCACCGCCAGTCCAAGCACAGAGGGGACTGGAAAGTCTTACAGGGCTGGCCTAGCCCTTGCTTTGCTAGAGAAGGATGAGGAAGAGCCCTCTTGTGTGTTGCACTGACGTATCTTCATCATGAGCAGCAACCACAGCACCTTTTACATTTTAAGCACCGCCCTCTTCATTCTGACCAAAGTGATCATGAGGTCGGTGTTTGATGGCAGCTTCTCCCCTGTGGGAGCACAGGGAGTGTCAAGGGTAAGCCAGAGCTGCAAGTCTCTAGCGAAGAAAGTTTGCTCCCTTCTATAGGATTTCAAAAACAAGCAGAAGGGAACCTAAACATTCACATTCCCCTCTCCAGAACGGCCATGTGCAAGTCAGCTCTTGGAGCCTCTAAGGACTCTAAAAGTGCTTGAAAAtctttctccacacacacacacacacacacacacacacacacacacacacacaaacacagtatTGTAACACACCTGtctaagagaactgtgacttcTGGAATAATTTCTGCTTTCTGTTCCTAAGCATGTGTCTAAGGATGTGCCGTCATATGCAGACTTACTCTGGTCTAAGTTTAccaatttcagtgggcttagattagagtaactctgcacaggccCACATTGGTCAGAGTTCTCACATTAGGTTTTCATGGCTCTCCAGAAAAGGACTTGCCTTTTGAGAATGCACCTTGTATGTTTTGTGAGTATTATAGCAAACAGCCCTCCACTCTTCTGCTCATTTTAGTTAAGGTGCATTGCTGGAGAAGAAAGCTACTCTTAAGGGCTGACCTACTACTATGGAAAAAACACAAGATAAGTTTCGACAGTGGGCAGATTTACCTTTAAAGTACAGTCAAGGTCAAACTCtgcactactttaaaaaaaaaaactagagtgACCTGAAGGTCTAGTGGTGCTTTCAAAGACTTTGCACCTCCCCTTATCTCCAGGTGCATCGACCAATCTTCAGTATATCTCCCTGTACTCCCCACACCAGACTTTTCAGTACTGGCTGTGTGCATTCTTACTCAGGTTCTCATTACCATTTCTCATAGATTCTAGAAAATCAAAATTTTGGTGCAAGAAGAGAATCTGGTCCAGGTTCTCCGGGGCAAGGACACCTCTCCGGTGCTCCAGGGCACTTTCATTGGGAGCAAAGGCCTGATCTGGTGGCACGACTGTCGCTGGGATGGCCAGGTATTGCCGGGCGAGCCTGGCTACAGAGGGAAAGCGGTGCTCGTTATTCTTCCACCAGTCTAACGGGTTAGTGCTGCGCTTGCAAAGAGGTTCTACAATGTAATTCTCCAGCTGCTGATGGATCTCGGGCATGCTCTCCGTTGGGTCTTTTCCCAAAAGAATGTCGTACATACTCTGAGACTGCCCGCTTGGGCCTCTCTCCTTATGGGCAGAAAGCTGATTGCCCGTTTCACCAACCTCTGCTTTGTAGTCAGTGTTTGGCACCCAAAATTGGGTTGACGCGGGGGACTGGTGGTTGAAGAACTGCGACAgcatgcttttgatttttttgtgCAGCTCGCTCCGGAGGCTGGGGCTCAGGAACCTCATCTCCTTGAAACGTGGATCTAAGAATGAAGCCACCACCGCTGGGCTCTCCAGCAGTTTCTCTTCGTCCAGGATGCCCCAGCGCTGTGTTAGCTCCGACCTTATATTGTTCACCACTGTCTTGATGACGCCACTTGCCTcttccgactgctgtccaatggcggTGACGATGCCATGGATGCACGGCATCAGGGAAGAGATGGAGAAGTTCTGCTCCTCCCGCAAGAACGAGGTGGCAATCTTCAGTGTCCTCATGACAGGCACTAAGTCCTGCAAGAGCTTCCACTGGTGGTCGGCTAAGTTCTGGACCACTGTCGTTCCCTTGGGGTGTTCCTCCAGCACAGACATGATGGCCCACTTCAAGTCCAGGAGGCACTCGCACATCTCGATAGTGGTTATCCACCGAGCCCCGGTGTCCATTACCAGTTTCAGTTTAGTTTTGTTGATGGCTTCCAGTTTGCTGTTCAGTGAGCACGTGGCTTTAGCATCCTGCTGGAAGTAGCAAACAATGCTGCGGGCCGTGCTGAGGGCTTCCTGCACCTGCTCCACTTCGAGCCCCACCTTGACGCACAGGTGCAGCAAGTGGGCAGCACAGCACAAGCTGGTCCAGCCATAGACACTCTTGAGCGGCACCGAATTTGCTTCCAAGTCTTGCTGGCTGTCGTGCATCACGCAGAAGACAGACTTGTTGGAGAGCCCAAAGTCTGTCAGGACGGAGTACAGCCTGTCTCCCAAGTTGCTCTCCGCTTTGTTCTCGTGCACCTGCTGGGTCTCCAGAATGCACCTTGCCCTCCGCCACTCCCCATCAATAAAATTAGTCATGATTGTCAGGTACGTCTGGTTGGGGTGGGACAGCCAAAATTCTGCGGAGATCACAATGGACTGAGCTGTCTGCAAATAGCGTTCCAGGTGCTGCTTGACCACATTGTATCGGTGCCACAGCATGCTGGACAGCTGCACAGGGGATGGAAGAATAAAACTAGGTTCCAGGTAGCCAATTAGAAGaccaaagcctttgtccttcacgaCCGAGAGGGGATGGAGATCCCGAAAGATCATTTCAAGCACTAGCTCCAGAATCACATCAGTCCTGGGTTCCGTGCAGGACACGGCATGGTACTGGCTGTTGTTTTCAGTAGTCAGCTGCCGAGCCCTTTTGATGGCGTTTTCCTGAGCTATGTAGTCTGGTTCTGAAACCTGATCATCCTTCAGCTGAGAGAGCAAGGTGTCACGAATGCTGTGTTTCCTCACCAGATGTTCCCTCATTGTAGTGGTACTGTTGTGGAAGGACAGCTGTTTCTTACAGACATTGCATTCCACGTAGGCATCCCCTAGCTTGGTGTAATAGTTCCACACTTTGGACTTGCGGCGGTCAACATAGAGAGAGGTGCTCGTCCCGTCGTGACCACTGCCTTTTTCACGCCGCCTCCGGGTGCACGGGCCTAGATTGGCTGGCACGGCGCAAGTGTTGAAGACCATCGATATTTCTTCTGTCAAAAGGGAAGAGGAGACAGTGAACACATGGCTTGCTGGCAGTTAAATGCAAACAAAGAATTGGCAACGTGTAGAAGATCTTGTGAGGAGAGAGTGGCGAGGAGGCAGCAGCTCCAAAGCTCAGCTTGCAGCTAAAACTACTGGGACCGATCCTACTCTCGCAACCTATCCCTTCAAACCACGTTAAAGCCCACTATTTGGCTCTTCTCTCAACACACATCTGTATTTTCTGATGTTCCCTCTTTCAAAGGGCAGAGTACCAGTATCAGTAAAGAACTGCTGCTCTTCACAGCGTCTCTACTGCTGGAACTGTCTGGaaagcagaaattcttcctagaTAAGCCTATTCCCTGGCAATCTTTCATCTTACTGAGAGTTCTGGCTgtggagctagtttggtgtagtggttaagagcacgggactctaatctggagaactgggtttgattccccgctcctccacttgaagccagctgggtgaccttgggtcagtcacagcttctcggagctgtctcagccccacccacctcagagggtgttttgttgtgaggataatagtaacatactttgtaaaccgctctgagtgggtgtcaagtcatcctgaagggtggtatataaat includes:
- the LOC129343456 gene encoding E3 SUMO-protein ligase ZBED1-like, producing the protein MEDVNSRRVTDFLQKCVKLEDNEGDAQPKEEIIEVQTLPVLAPSYPQPVQEEISMVFNTCAVPANLGPCTRRRREKGSGHDGTSTSLYVDRRKSKVWNYYTKLGDAYVECNVCKKQLSFHNSTTTMREHLVRKHSIRDTLLSQLKDDQVSEPDYIAQENAIKRARQLTTENNSQYHAVSCTEPRTDVILELVLEMIFRDLHPLSVVKDKGFGLLIGYLEPSFILPSPVQLSSMLWHRYNVVKQHLERYLQTAQSIVISAEFWLSHPNQTYLTIMTNFIDGEWRRARCILETQQVHENKAESNLGDRLYSVLTDFGLSNKSVFCVMHDSQQDLEANSVPLKSVYGWTSLCCAAHLLHLCVKVGLEVEQVQEALSTARSIVCYFQQDAKATCSLNSKLEAINKTKLKLVMDTGARWITTIEMCECLLDLKWAIMSVLEEHPKGTTVVQNLADHQWKLLQDLVPVMRTLKIATSFLREEQNFSISSLMPCIHGIVTAIGQQSEEASGVIKTVVNNIRSELTQRWGILDEEKLLESPAVVASFLDPRFKEMRFLSPSLRSELHKKIKSMLSQFFNHQSPASTQFWVPNTDYKAEVGETGNQLSAHKERGPSGQSQSMYDILLGKDPTESMPEIHQQLENYIVEPLCKRSTNPLDWWKNNEHRFPSVARLARQYLAIPATVVPPDQAFAPNESALEHRRGVLAPENLDQILFLHQNFDFLESMRNGNENLSKNAHSQY